The Novosphingobium kaempferiae genome includes a window with the following:
- a CDS encoding sulfite exporter TauE/SafE family protein, translating into MIDFSAIPWQALAPFIVAGFLAQLVDSAVGMGFGVIGNSLLLLLGLPPAAASSVMHMVEGFTSGVSGVAHALQRNVDWTLFARLVIPGIAGGLAGVWALSHLSLSILRPVLLVYLAAVGIYLIWRAARRAQAYRRMRAVGPLGFVAGFLDSFGGAWGPVTTGSLIAQGMTPRMAVGTVNAAEFFVTVTVLSAFIGSLGLQSVGLAALGLLIGGVIAAPVGALVTRRAPSRDLTQWIGGVMVALAFWGLISLAFAPTPLFSRM; encoded by the coding sequence ATGATCGACTTTTCCGCGATCCCCTGGCAGGCGCTCGCCCCGTTCATCGTGGCGGGGTTCCTTGCGCAACTGGTCGACAGTGCGGTGGGCATGGGTTTCGGCGTCATCGGCAACTCGCTGCTGCTCCTGCTCGGCCTGCCGCCTGCCGCCGCGTCCTCCGTGATGCATATGGTGGAGGGCTTCACCAGCGGCGTCTCGGGCGTGGCGCACGCCCTGCAACGCAACGTCGACTGGACGCTGTTCGCGCGGCTGGTCATCCCCGGCATCGCGGGCGGGCTGGCGGGGGTATGGGCGCTCTCGCACCTCAGCCTCTCGATCCTGCGGCCGGTGCTGCTGGTCTATCTGGCGGCGGTGGGCATCTACCTCATCTGGAGGGCCGCGCGGCGCGCGCAGGCCTATCGCCGGATGCGCGCCGTCGGGCCGCTGGGCTTCGTCGCGGGCTTCCTCGATTCTTTCGGCGGGGCGTGGGGGCCGGTAACGACGGGCAGCCTGATCGCGCAGGGCATGACCCCGCGCATGGCGGTCGGCACCGTGAATGCGGCGGAGTTCTTCGTGACCGTCACCGTGCTCTCGGCGTTCATCGGCAGCCTCGGGCTCCAGTCGGTCGGGCTGGCGGCGCTCGGGCTGCTGATCGGCGGCGTCATCGCCGCGCCGGTCGGTGCGCTGGTGACGCGGCGAGCGCCTTCGCGCGACCTGACGCAGTGGATCGGCGGCGTGATGGTGGCGCTGGCGTTCTGGGGGCTCATCTCGCTCGCCTTCGCGCCGACGCCGCTGTTCTCGCGGATGTGA
- a CDS encoding acyl-CoA dehydrogenase: MPSTYQPPVATMRFLLEHVLDFDAQMAALPGLEEVTAELAAEVLTMAGRMCAERLAPLNLPGDAAGAKLVDGKVITAPGFAQAYAEYVEAGWSGLAGDPEYGGQGLPRTVQIMLDEMVSAANLSFGLFPGLTRGAAEALAAHGSEELKATYLGKLVTGEWCGAMALTEASAGTDLGLLRTRADPREDGSFAVTGTKIFISSGDQDFGNNIVHLVLARLPDAPAGVKGISLFLVPKFLPGADGAFDERNAMSVGALEHKMGIHAQPTCVMNYDGATGWLVGEAGRGLNAMFTMMNAERLFVGIQGLGLADAATQGAVTYARERLQGRSADGRPGPVPIIAHADVRKMLLACRAFVEPARALAAWTAIRMDVADRHPDPSVRAAASADVALLTPVIKAAFTDFGFETTVLAQQVFGGHGYIHEAGMEQFVRDARITQIYEGTNGVQAMDLVARKVTLEGGAPLRAYIAGISADLDKADAADPLVIGMRGALAMLEEASVTVAAGAGDVDLLGAAATEYLNLFALVSLGWMWVRIIGAAPALDDPRTQRTHAALAAYYASYVLPRAALHAARIAAGPETVMALDEELF; encoded by the coding sequence ATGCCCTCGACCTACCAGCCCCCCGTCGCGACGATGCGCTTCCTGCTGGAGCATGTGCTCGATTTCGATGCGCAGATGGCCGCGCTGCCGGGGCTGGAGGAAGTTACCGCCGAACTCGCCGCCGAAGTGCTGACGATGGCGGGCCGCATGTGCGCCGAACGCCTCGCGCCGCTCAACCTGCCCGGCGATGCGGCGGGGGCGAAGCTGGTGGACGGCAAGGTCATCACCGCGCCCGGCTTTGCGCAGGCCTATGCCGAATATGTCGAGGCTGGCTGGTCGGGCCTTGCGGGCGATCCCGAGTACGGCGGACAGGGCCTGCCGCGCACGGTTCAGATCATGCTGGACGAGATGGTCTCCGCCGCGAACCTCTCGTTCGGGTTGTTCCCCGGCCTCACGCGCGGCGCGGCGGAAGCGCTGGCGGCGCACGGGTCGGAGGAACTCAAGGCGACCTACCTCGGCAAGCTCGTCACCGGCGAGTGGTGCGGCGCGATGGCGCTGACCGAGGCTTCGGCGGGCACCGACCTCGGCCTGCTGCGCACCCGCGCCGACCCGCGCGAGGATGGCAGCTTCGCCGTCACCGGCACCAAGATCTTCATCTCCTCGGGCGATCAGGATTTCGGCAACAACATCGTCCACCTGGTCTTGGCGCGGCTGCCCGATGCCCCGGCGGGCGTGAAGGGCATCAGCCTGTTCCTCGTCCCCAAGTTCCTGCCCGGAGCGGACGGCGCCTTCGATGAGCGCAACGCGATGTCAGTCGGCGCGCTGGAACACAAGATGGGCATCCACGCGCAGCCCACCTGCGTCATGAACTACGACGGCGCGACCGGGTGGCTGGTCGGCGAGGCCGGGCGCGGGCTCAATGCGATGTTCACGATGATGAATGCCGAGCGGCTGTTCGTCGGCATCCAGGGCCTCGGCCTTGCCGACGCGGCGACGCAGGGTGCCGTGACTTACGCGCGCGAGCGCCTGCAGGGCCGCTCCGCCGACGGTCGCCCCGGCCCGGTGCCGATCATCGCCCATGCCGACGTGCGCAAGATGCTGCTCGCCTGCCGCGCCTTCGTGGAGCCTGCCCGCGCGCTCGCCGCATGGACCGCGATCCGCATGGACGTGGCCGACCGTCACCCCGACCCGTCAGTGCGCGCCGCCGCCTCGGCAGACGTCGCGCTGCTGACCCCGGTCATCAAGGCGGCCTTCACCGACTTCGGCTTCGAGACGACGGTGCTGGCGCAGCAGGTCTTCGGCGGCCACGGCTACATCCACGAAGCCGGGATGGAGCAGTTCGTCCGCGACGCGCGCATCACCCAGATCTACGAGGGCACCAACGGCGTGCAGGCGATGGACCTCGTTGCGCGCAAGGTGACGCTGGAAGGCGGCGCGCCGCTGCGCGCCTACATCGCGGGCATCTCCGCCGATCTCGACAAGGCCGATGCCGCCGATCCGCTGGTCATCGGCATGCGCGGTGCGCTGGCGATGCTGGAGGAGGCGAGCGTGACCGTGGCGGCGGGCGCCGGCGACGTCGACCTGCTGGGCGCGGCGGCGACGGAGTACCTCAACCTCTTCGCGCTGGTCTCGCTCGGCTGGATGTGGGTGCGGATCATTGGCGCCGCCCCGGCGCTCGACGATCCGCGCACCCAGCGTACCCATGCCGCCCTCGCCGCCTACTACGCCAGCTACGTGCTGCCGCGCGCGGCGCTCCATGCCGCGCGGATCGCGGCGGGGCCGGAGACGGTCATGGCGCTCGACGAGGAACTGTTCTGA
- a CDS encoding acyltransferase family protein — MPEARTELQSRRSDAIRIARVICITGIVYVHAWTGLSGNLLELARGTPQETFRWILMEVFGRSAVPLLGLISGWLVAGSSRTRNWGPHVARKARTILLPMVLWNALAIVFVSGAAWLFGLAAPTPQSVRWLAEELFIVTRPPDINVQMPFLRDLFLCMVLAPLLVRLPSRVLVVIALAAGTCHILGLGPPVILRASILMFFTIGIIARRINLAERAADWPAMVALLPFAVLMPLHLYVSIGDARPFDDASTAAVDLVARVAASLAVWWLAWRLTATPAASVMRRIEPYMFFYFCAHLILIWLFGPLVGKLTGKLGSPLYPVYLIAQPFLILGAVVAMAQGLLRISPKLAKVLSGGRLDPA; from the coding sequence TTGCCTGAAGCCAGGACTGAGCTGCAAAGCCGACGCTCCGATGCGATCCGCATCGCCCGCGTCATCTGCATCACCGGGATCGTCTACGTCCACGCATGGACGGGTCTTTCGGGCAACCTGCTCGAACTGGCGCGGGGCACGCCGCAGGAGACCTTCCGCTGGATCCTGATGGAAGTGTTCGGGCGCAGCGCGGTGCCGCTGCTCGGCCTGATATCGGGCTGGCTGGTCGCCGGATCGTCACGCACGCGCAACTGGGGGCCGCACGTCGCCCGCAAGGCGCGCACGATCCTGCTGCCGATGGTGCTGTGGAATGCGCTGGCGATCGTCTTCGTCTCGGGCGCCGCTTGGCTGTTCGGCTTGGCCGCACCGACCCCGCAGTCGGTGCGATGGCTGGCGGAGGAGCTGTTCATCGTCACCCGCCCGCCTGACATCAACGTGCAGATGCCGTTCCTGCGCGACCTGTTCCTGTGCATGGTGCTGGCCCCGCTGCTGGTGAGGCTGCCCTCGCGCGTGCTGGTGGTCATCGCGCTGGCGGCGGGGACATGCCACATCCTCGGCCTCGGCCCGCCGGTGATCCTGCGCGCGTCGATCCTGATGTTCTTCACCATCGGCATCATCGCCCGCCGCATCAACCTGGCCGAGCGCGCGGCGGACTGGCCCGCCATGGTCGCGCTGCTGCCCTTCGCGGTGCTGATGCCGCTGCATCTCTACGTCTCCATCGGCGACGCGCGCCCGTTCGACGATGCGTCGACCGCGGCGGTGGACCTCGTCGCCCGCGTCGCTGCGTCGCTGGCGGTGTGGTGGCTGGCGTGGAGGCTCACAGCCACTCCCGCCGCGTCGGTGATGCGGCGGATCGAGCCTTACATGTTCTTCTACTTCTGTGCGCACCTCATCCTGATCTGGCTGTTCGGCCCGCTGGTGGGCAAGCTGACCGGCAAGCTCGGATCGCCGCTCTATCCGGTCTACCTGATCGCGCAGCCGTTCCTTATCCTCGGCGCGGTGGTGGCGATGGCGCAGGGGCTGCTGAGGATTTCCCCGAAGCTGGCCAAGGTACTGAGCGGCGGGCGGCTCGACCCCGCCTGA
- a CDS encoding acyl-CoA thioesterase, whose amino-acid sequence MADPAAAVAELRALLDVEEIDTDLFRGAPAAEGPGRVFGGQVVAQALAAAARGINEGDGLERQAHSLHAYFLRAGDTTRPIIYRVLRDFDGGSFANRRVVAMQGGKPILNLAASFHRREEGFAHAAPMPQVPAPEQCPELAAALAAIGQQFPQAMMERLASFEVRPGPPAMKGAMQSGETPRQFLWFRLAAPMESDDALKRVILAYASDFALVSTAVLPHSKTFFTPGLQVASLDHAVWFHSTPPVDDWLLYSMESPWAGHARGFARGAIYDRSGTLVASVAQEGLARVVKPQPVTA is encoded by the coding sequence ATGGCTGACCCCGCTGCCGCCGTCGCCGAACTGCGCGCCCTGCTGGACGTCGAGGAGATCGACACCGACCTGTTCCGTGGCGCCCCCGCCGCCGAAGGGCCGGGCCGCGTGTTCGGCGGGCAGGTGGTGGCGCAGGCCCTCGCCGCAGCCGCGCGGGGCATCAACGAAGGCGACGGGCTGGAGCGTCAGGCGCACTCGCTCCATGCCTACTTCCTGCGCGCCGGCGACACCACGCGCCCGATCATCTACCGCGTCCTGCGCGATTTCGACGGCGGCAGCTTCGCCAATCGCCGCGTCGTCGCCATGCAGGGCGGCAAGCCGATTCTCAACCTCGCCGCCTCGTTCCACCGGCGCGAGGAAGGCTTCGCCCACGCCGCGCCGATGCCGCAGGTGCCTGCGCCCGAACAGTGCCCGGAACTTGCCGCCGCGCTCGCCGCGATCGGGCAGCAGTTCCCGCAGGCGATGATGGAGCGCCTCGCCTCGTTCGAGGTCCGTCCCGGACCGCCCGCGATGAAGGGCGCGATGCAGAGCGGCGAGACGCCGCGCCAGTTCCTGTGGTTCCGCCTTGCCGCGCCGATGGAAAGCGACGATGCGCTGAAACGCGTGATCCTCGCCTACGCCAGCGATTTCGCGCTTGTCTCGACGGCGGTGCTGCCGCATTCGAAGACCTTCTTCACGCCGGGCCTGCAAGTAGCGAGCCTCGACCATGCGGTGTGGTTCCACTCGACCCCGCCGGTGGATGACTGGCTGCTCTACAGCATGGAGAGCCCCTGGGCAGGCCATGCGCGCGGCTTCGCGCGCGGCGCGATCTACGACCGTTCGGGCACCCTCGTCGCCAGTGTCGCGCAGGAAGGCCTCGCCCGCGTGGTCAAGCCTCAGCCCGTGACCGCGTAG
- a CDS encoding TetR/AcrR family transcriptional regulator: MSARKPDRVETTGPTREEEVLAAAAGLFAERGYAATSMRDIGERVGLLGGSLYHYIKSKDALFVRIHDRALQAAEDRIRAAITGIDDPALRLATACRVLLAIQLDPASLTMPLMHDFRAVPEVVRAQLVERRDAFERLFVDLVEAAPPPAGVDPAIYRILLLTTLNSASDWYRPGRLTLDQVAEQILRVYAVTG, from the coding sequence ATGAGCGCCAGAAAGCCGGACAGGGTGGAAACGACAGGCCCCACGCGCGAGGAGGAAGTGCTGGCGGCGGCCGCCGGTCTGTTCGCCGAGCGCGGCTATGCGGCGACCAGCATGCGCGACATCGGCGAGCGCGTGGGCCTGCTGGGCGGCTCGCTCTACCACTACATCAAGAGCAAGGACGCGCTCTTCGTGCGCATCCACGACCGCGCATTGCAGGCGGCGGAGGACCGCATCCGCGCCGCCATCACGGGGATCGACGATCCGGCGCTGCGTCTGGCGACGGCATGCCGCGTGCTGCTGGCGATCCAGCTCGACCCGGCATCGCTGACGATGCCGCTGATGCACGATTTCCGCGCGGTGCCCGAAGTGGTGCGCGCGCAACTGGTGGAGCGCCGCGACGCCTTCGAGCGGCTGTTCGTCGATCTGGTGGAGGCCGCGCCGCCGCCCGCAGGCGTCGACCCCGCGATCTACCGCATCCTGCTGCTGACGACGCTCAATTCCGCGAGCGACTGGTATCGCCCCGGCCGCCTGACGCTCGATCAGGTCGCGGAGCAGATCCTGCGGGTCTACGCGGTCACGGGCTGA